GTAAAGCCGGATGGTATAGCCCTGAAGCGCAGCCATGTTGGTGTCGCCATTCAGCGTATGAAACCCACCCGCCGCGTGCCAGGTTGACCCGCTGGTCAATTCCGAGCGTTCGAGCAGCATCACATCAGACCAGCCAAGCTTGGTCAGGTGATATAGAACCGAAGCGCCGACAACGCCGCCTCCGATCACGGCAACACGAGTGGTAGACTGCATGTCTCAAGGCCTCTAACGTTGTTTCTGCACCAAAGCTTAAAGGGTGGCCGAACGTCTCCTTGCCTGTCAACGACAGGTTTTGTCGCAAACCCGCGTCTCTCAGATGCAAACCCGCGTGATTTAGCCCGATATGTTCCTCCAGTTCTTCGATCCCTCAACCCTGGTGCGCCGCTTGCGCGAATATAGCCGCAAGCTCTGGGTGCGCGTTGTCATCATGGGTTTGATGTCGCTGGTCGCGCTGGCTGTGGCGCAGGTTGTTGAAGATTTCGTGCCGCGCGAGCTTTCACGCTCTCTCAATGGTGCGGCGGCCGACCGTTTGCTCGACATCATCGCCAACGCCATGCTGGCCGGCACGATCTTCGCGATCACCGTCATGGTTTCGGTCTATCGTTCGTCCTCGACCCAATGGACCCCACGGGTGCATCGTCTGATCATTCAGGACCGCACCACGCAAAACACCCTTGCCGTGTTCATCGGTGCCTATGTCTATGCGCTGGTCGCGATCACCCTGCGCGAACTGGGCGTGTTTGACGATGAAAGCGCCTTTGTGCTCTTCGTGATGACCGTGCTCGTGCTCGGCGTGATCGTGCTCTATCTGATCCGCTGGGTGCTGCATCTGCAAGGCTTCGGAAGCCTGATCGACACCACCCGCCAGATCGAAAAGGTAACCCGTTACCAGTTCCGCGACCGGCTGGATAATCCTTGTCTCGGTGCCTGCGCGTTGCGTGGCGATCCGCCCGAAACCGCCGAAACGATCCGCGCCTCTGAAAGCGGCTACATCCAACAGATCTATCCCGAAGCGCTCAACAACGCCGCCAAATCCCATGGCGTGGCGCTTTACCTGACCCGCAGCATCGGCTCTTTCGTTTTCCTCAATGAACCCCTGCTGAAAGTGGTGAAGACCGGCACCCCCGAAGACGGCGACCATGATCGCGAAAGCCTTGAGAAATCCGTGCGCGCCAATATCCGGTTGGGCGACGTGCGAACCTTTGAGCAAGACCCGCGCTTTGGCCTCATGGTCATGGGCGAGATCGGCAGCCGCGCGCTGTCGCCCGGCGTGAACGATCCCGGCACCGCCATCGACGTGATCACCCGTATTGGCCGCATTCTGAGCGATTACTCAGACGAGACCGCGAGCGAACGTGAAAACCCGCTCGATCATCTCCATGTCGCGCCGCTCGATCCTACCGATCTCTTGCAAGACGGGTTCGGCGCGCTGTCGCGCGATGGCGCGAGCGTGGTCGAAGTGCAACAACGCCTGCAACAGACACTGAACGCGTTGATGCATCACCCAGACCAAGGCCTCAGCGACGCCGCGCGCGACATGGCCGAACGCGAGTTGCGCCGCGCTCTCGACGCTATCAGCTTTGGCCCGGATCGCGCGCGCCTGCTTGATTCCTGCGATGCCCAGGCGCGCGATGCGGTGACGGCCAAACCCGACGGCTGACAGAATGGCTTAGGGTAATGCGCGACAAAACATGTCGGAAACGGACAAATGACTGCCTCGCGTTACAGGCAATCTGAGCCTAACAATCGCAACAAAAGGGCCACGCTCATGCGCTCCCATGCCCAGGCTGTCGTGATCGGTGGCGGCGTCATCGGCTGCTCGATCCTCTATCACCTGGCCAAGCTTGGTTGGCGCGATGTCGTGCTGTTGGAACGTGACGAACTGACCTCGGGCTCCACATGGCACGCGGCAGCCAACATCCACGGGCTGCACGACAACACCAACATCACCCGCCTGCAAAACTATACGATGCAGCTTTATAACGAGCTTGAGGCTGAAACCGGCCAGAGCTGCGGCGTCTTTCAGCCCGGCTCTCTCTATCTCGCCCAGACCGAAGCGCGCGAACACCAGTTGCGCTTGCAGGCCGCCAAGGCCCGACTTTATGGCCTCAACTTTCACGAGGTCAACCGCGACGAAGCCGAGCGCCTGCATCCGCTGGTCGATTTCACCGGTGTCCGCTGTATCATGTTCGAACCCGATGGCGGCAATGTTGACCCGTCAGGCGTCACCAACGCCTATGCTGTCGGCGCGCGCCAGAATGGTGCTGAGATCCACCGCTTCACACCCGTGACAGCGACAGAGCCACAGCCCGATGGCAGCTGGATCATCCGCACTCCCAAGGGCGATATCATCACCGAATGGGTGATCAACGCCGCCGGCCTCTGGGGGCGCGAAGTGGCTGCGATGGCGGGGCTGACCCTGCCGCTGCAACCCACCGAGCATCAGTATTTCGTCACCGAAACTGTCCCCGAGATTGCCGCGTTAAGCCGCCGCCTGCCGTCCGTGGCCGATCGTGACGGCGAATATTACCTGCGCCAGGAGGGGCAGGGGTTGCTCGTCGGCGCATATGAGCGCGACATGCGATTCTGGGCCGAAGACGGCACGCCGCCGGATTTTGGGCATGAATTGTTCGCCGACGATCTGGAACGGATCGAACCCAACATGCTGCGTGCAATCGACCGCGTGCCTGCGGTGGGGCGTGCCGGGATCAAGCGGGTGATCAACGGCCCGATGATCTGGTCACCGGATGCCAACGTGCTCTTTGGCCCGGTGCCCGAGCTTCGGGGGTATTTTGCCTGCAACGGGATCATTCCCGGCTTCTCGCAATCCGGCGGCATGGGTAAGCTTGCCGCAGAATGGATCATAGAAGGCGAACCCAGCATGGATGTCTTCGCCTGGGATATGGCGCGCTTTGGTGCCTGGGCCGACAAGGATTTCACCAAGGCGCGGGTGCAGGACCAATATGCCCATCGCTTTGCGATCCATTTCCCCAATGAGGAACGCAGCGCCGGTCGCCCTGTGCGCACCCGCCCGGTTCATGCCATGCAGCGCGACATGGGCGCGGTCTTTGGCCTCAACTATGGCTGGGAGCATCCTTTGTGGTTTGCCGATACACCAGACACCCGCGACACCAACGGTTTCACGCGGCAAAACTGGTGGGCGCCGGTAGGCGAAGAATGCAAGATGCTGCGCGCGCGCGCCGGAATCATCGACATCTCCAATTTTGCCAAATACCGCGTTACCGGGCCGGGGGCGGAAAACTGGCTCAACGCGCTTTTTGCCAACACCATGCCGCGCGCTGTGGGGCGTTCCTGCCTCGCCCCGCTGATCGGCAAACGCGGCGGCATCGCCGGGGATTTCACAGTGACGCGCTTGGGCGAAGAAGAGTTCTGGATCATCGGCTCGGGCATGGCCGAACGCTATCACCAACGCTTCTTTCGCATGGTCCCACTGCCCGAAGACACGAGATTCGAATCGCTGACAAACGCGGTCTGTGGCTTCAATGTCGCCGGGCCGGATTCGCGTGAGATACTATCGCGACTCACCAATGCTTCGCTGGAAACGGTGGATTTTCCTTTCATGGCCTCGCGCCGTATTGAACTTGGCGGGGTGGATTGCGTGGCGCTGCGGGTGTCCTTCACAGGCGATCTCGGCTGGGAATTGCACTGCGCCCAAGCCGATCAGCTCAGGCTTTACACGGCGCTTCTGGAGGTCGGTCGCGGGTTTGGCGCCGGACCGGTGGGCAGCCGCGCCTTGATGAGTTTGCGGATCGAAAAGGGCTATGGCTCGTGGGGGCGTGAGTATTCACCTGAATACTGGCCGCAAGAGGTTGGGTTGGCGCGGCTGGTCAAGCACGATAAGGACTTCTTGCACCGCGCCGCGGTCGAACTGGTGATGCAGAATGATGCGCGCGAAAGTCTGGTGCTCCTGGCGCTCGATGAGGCGGATGTTTCTGCATCAAACGCCGACGCAACCGGTGGCGAGCCGATTTTCAAGGACGGGCGCGGCATCGGCAAGGTCACCTCGGGCGCCTATGGCTATTCGGTTGGCAAAAGCCTCGCCCTTGGCTTCGTTTCGGGCGCGGCGCCGGGCGATAGGGTCGAGGTGATGGTTCTGGGCCGGGCGCACCCCGCAACGATCTTGGACGCGCCGCCGTTTGACCCAAAGGGCACGCGTTTGCGGGCCTGATCCGAATGGGCGGCTGCGCCGCACAGGTTTTGTTTGTGGGAGCCAGCCCCCAAACGCAGGTGACTTGGGGGCCAGCCCCCAAACAAACCCCCGGGATATTTCTAGCAAGATGAAGGGGCGGGCGATGCGTTAACCTTAATGCGCGGTAATATATTCAGGAATCGGATGTCATACGCTTGGCAGCCAGCCGACAGCCGGGAATCACCCCCGCGATTGGCTGCGTGCGGTGGCGTTAACCTTTGGCTTTGAGGGCGTCATCGAGAACAGTTTTGACGAGATCAAGGTCGACGTCTGCAGTCACGAAAGCCTTGCCAATACCACGCGCGAGGATGAAATGGAGCTGCCCATCGCGCATCTTTTTGTCTTGCATCATCATCTTGACAAGGGTTTCGGCTGATGGGAGTTGTCCTTTTATATCAGATAGATCGGTCTTCATCTTCATGTTGTTGAAGTGGGCACGCACGCGGCTGGGGTCTTCCTGGCTGCACAGGTTCATGCGCGCCGACAGCTCAAACGCCAGCGCGCAGCCGATCGCCACACCCTCGCCATGCAGCAGGCGATCCGAGTAACCGGTCGCTGCCTCAAGGACATGGCAAAACGTATGCCCTAGATTGAGCAAAGCGCGATCACCCTGTTCCGTCTCATCGCGCGCCACAATCTGCGCCTTCATCTCGCAGGAGCGTTTGACGGCTGATATCCGCTTGGCCATATCGCCCGCTGCAAGTTTCGGGCCGTTTGTTTCAAGCCATTGAAAGAACTGATAATCTCCGAGGAGGCCATATTTTGCAACTTCACCGTAACCCGCCAGAAAATCTCTCGGTGTGAGGGTGTTCAATACGTCGGTGTCAGCCAACACGAGGCTGGGTTGATGGAAGGCGCCGACCAGGTTCTTGCCTTGGGGGGTGTTGATACCTGTCTTGCCGCCGACCGAGCTGTCGACCTGGGCGAGAAGTGTGGTCGGGATCTGCACGAAGCTGACACCGCGACGCAGCACCGCCGCGGCAAAGCCGACCAGATCGCCGATCACACCACCGCCGAAGGCGATGACCATACCGTTGCGTTCGACTTTTTGAGAGAGGAGCCATTCGACAGCGCGTGTGAATCCAGGCCAGGATTTGGTGCTTTCTCCAGAAGGGAGGGAGAGAGACGTCATAGAAATCCCTTCTCTTTCCAACCCTTCACGCAGGGTGTCGAGATGCAGGTCTGCGACAGTTTCATCGGTGATGACAGCGACCGAAGGTTGCGACAGAAAAGGTTTGATGTGTTTGCCTGCCTGACCGAGCAATCCGGGGCCGATCTCGATGTCATAGGCGCGATCACCCAGTTCTACATGGACCTTTTCCATCATGGTTTTTTCTCCAAAACATCCGGGCGCGTCTTTAATGCTTCAATCACTTTACCGGCCATGTCCTCAATCGTGTACTCCGCGCGGGCCTCAACGGACAGATCGGCCAACGCATAGATCGGAGCGCGTGCCGCGTATAAGGTTGCGAGGGTTTCGTTAGGATTAGGAGTGCGAAGTAAAGGTCTGGTATTCTTGTGTTTTACCCTGTTCCAAAGCAGCGGTAAATCGGCCTGTAGACACACGGACACGCCTTTTTGTGTGATCAGGGCCCGATTGTTTTCTGCCAGGAATGCCCCCCCACCGGTTGAAAGAATGCCTTTCTTCTCTGTTTCGAGAAGACGCTTGAGAACCTTGCTTTCCTTGTCGCGGAAAAAGGCTTCGCCGTCTCGCTCGAAAATCTCGGCGATGGATCTGTTCGCGGCGTCCTGCAATGCGGCATCAGAATCAAAGAACGGCACGCCAAGACGGGCGGCAAGTGCTTTGCCGACTGCGGTTTTTCCGGCCCCCATCATTCCGACCAGAACAATTGTTTTCTTCACTTTCCAGACCATTTTCGCCGCTCTGTTTCCATTTGAAATCGGCGTTCCCCTGCCAATCTGAAACTCCCGCGTCTGAATGACGTGATCTTGTCAAAAAGGCCAGTTATAAGTTGGATAAAGACAAAGACAAAACGGGCAGGTTGAGCATGAAACGTATTATCAAGTGGCTGTTTATACTGGCGATTCTTGCTATGATTTCGCTTGTGGCCTATGCTTATCTCGGGCCGTTTTTCGGGGCCGATTTTTCGCCGCCGCAGCAGGAGATTCGGGAAACCATTGAGCTGGATGCAAGCTAGAGCGTTTCGAGCACGAGTTGCATTGCAGCTTGAACTCAAAGTGCGCGAAAAAATCAAATGTTGCGTACTGCTCGCTCTGTTTGTGCGATTCGCGGACCGGTCCAGACGTGGTATGCTTTTGGGTGTTGCGCTTGTCTTACCGAACATCGGAGTGGCACAGCAGCCACTTTCCGCCATCGAATGGCTTAACAATCCGGTCCCGGTGACAAGCCGGATCGTGCCGAAATCACCCGCCGGCGCGCCGGAGCCAGCCGTGGTTGAGAGTGCCGTGATCCCCGAAGTAACTGTCACACCTCTGGAGGAGGCTGGACGCGATGCTGTTGGACTGTTGCCTGCTTCGGTGACTGGTTTGCCAGGGTCGATCTGGCAATCCAGCAAGAACCAAGAGTTGGTCGAGGCGCTTCATTCGCAGGACGTGCTGGGGCTGCCGGCGATGCAATCTTTGCTCTACACGCTGCTTCTGGCCGAGGCGGAACCACCAGGGGATGCCGGGCCGGGGCACCGAATGCTCAAAGCCCGCATTGCAAAGTTGCTCGAGCTTGGCGCCGTCGAGCCGGCGTTGGCGTTGATGGAGCGGGCAGGGCCAGAAAACGGTCAGCTTTTCCCGCTCTGGTTTGATCTGACGTTGCTTTCGGGTACCGAAGAAAGCGCCTGTGCCGCTTTGAACAAGAAGCCATATCTGACAGGGGATACCGCCTCGAGAATATTTTGTGCAGCACGCGGCGGTGATTGGAATGCTGCCGCGCTGATGCTCGATTCGGCGCGTGCGCTCAAACTCATGTCGCCGGTGGAAGATCATCTTGTAAGTATGTTTATTGATCCTGAGTTGATTGAGGAAGGTGTTGATATTGCACCACCTTCGCCGGTGTCGCCACTGGTATTCCGTCTTTTCGAAGCGGCCGGAACACCGTTACCGACGGCATCGCTGCCACGGGCTTTTGCAATGGCAGACCTCCGGGATACCTCGGGCTGGAAGGCCGAGTTGCAAGCCGCTGAACGACTCGCGCGTACCGGGGCATTGTCGGAAAACCGACTGATCGACATCTATACCGAGCGACATCCCGCTGCTTCGGGTGGCATCTGGGATCGCGTTGAAGCCGTGCAACGCTTTGATACTGCCATGCAGGCGGGTGATCCGGGGGCCGTTGCCAAAACCCTTCCGGCTGCTTGGGGTGCGATGCAGGCGACCCATCTGGAAGTGCCGTTTGCACGGTTTTATGCCGCCGGTCTCGCGCGATTGCCGCTATCGGAAGAGGCCCATGCCGTGGCCTTTGGCGTGGGTATGCTCTCGCCGGATTACGAAGCGATTGCCAATCGCATGAAAGCGGTCAACGATGAGGAGCGTTTCCTTGCAGCACTTGCGCGCGGGGAACCACAAAGCGGCGTAACGCGTGACCCGCTGGCAATTGCTATCGCTCGCGCCTTTGCCGAAACCGGCCTGCCGTCTGAACTCAAGCCGCTGATCGATGCTGGAAAACTGGGGGAAGCAATACTGCAAACAATGGAGCTTTTTTCCAGTGGGGTAGAAGGCAACCTGCCTGATATCGTGAATGCGCTGCGTGGGTTTCGCGCGCTTGGCCTTGAGGATACTGCCCGCCGTGCCGGTCTTCAGCTGATGCTGCTCAACCAAGGCGATTGAATGTGGGACAGGGTTGGATTTCATCCTTTCTCGAAGCGCAGGCCGCCGAGTTGGGTGCGTCCGAGAACACGCTGCTTGCTTATGGGCGAGACCTGAAAAGCTTTTACGAGTGGCTGAGCGACAATCACCTTGATGCCCAGACTGCCCGTCGCGCCGATGTCGAAGCCTACCTGATTGACTGCGATACGCAGGGCATGGCGCTATCAACGCGGGCACGCAGGTTATCGGCGATCAAGCAACTCTATCGTTTTGCCTTTGAAGAGGGGCTTCGCAGCGATAACCCTGCAATCGAGATCAAGGGGCCGGGTCGCTCCAAGCGCCTGCCCAAAACGTTGAGCCATGACGAGGTTGACCGACTTCTCGATGCGGCCCGAAGCCATGGCCGCAAAGATGACGATAAACTGCGAAACAGTTGCCTTATGCAGTTGCTCTATGCCACAGGCATGCGCGTGAGCGAGCTTGTCTCACTTCCTGTCATGGCGGCGCGGGGGGATCCCCGCATGCTGCTCGTGCAAGGCAAAGGTGGCAAGGAACGCATGGTGCCGCTCTCACCACCGGCGCGTGACGCACTGGCGCAATGGCTTGCCGCGCGCGATGAGGCAGATGAAATAGCGCGCAAATCGGGAAAGCCGTCGTCTCGGTTTCTGTTCCCGTCGCGCGGCAAGACAGGGCATCTTTCACGGCATGGTTTTTTTCTTTTGATCAAGCAGTTTGCCGGAAAGGCTGGTGTCTCGCCATCCAAAGTGACCCCTCACACCCTGCGCCACGCCTTTGCTACCCATCTTTTGGCGGGTGGGGCGGATCTGAGGTCGATCCAAGTCATGTTGGGCCACGCTGATCTGGCGACCACCGAAATTTATACGCATGTGCTGGATGAACGGCTTAAAGACCTCGTGCTCGAACATCATCCGCTGGCCACAAGCAAGGATCGAAGCAGTAGGTAATACATACAGCCCCTTGAATGCTGTGCTTCCCGGACCCATAACCAGTATATCTCGCAAACGGATTTAGATGAAATATGGAACCTTCACCTGCGCTGTTTGACAGCGCGTTCTGGATCACCTCCGGCGCGATCTTCTTGCTTCTGATTCTATCGGGCTTCTTTTCAGGAAGCGAAACCGCATTGACTGCGGCGTCTCGTGGCAAGTTACGTAGTCAGGCCGACAAGGGATCGCGCGGTGCAGCTCGGGCGCTGGAGATCACCGAGGACAACGAACGCCTGATTGGTTCGGTGTTGCTGGGAAATAACTTGGTCAATATTCTTGCGGCTTCCCTGGCCACAGCTTTGTTCACGCGATTGTTCGGTGAAAGCGGTGTGGCGCTGGCCACGTTGGCGATGACGGTGCTTGTTTTGGTTTTCGCCGAGGTGTTGCCGAAGACCTATGCCATCACCAACTCCGAAGCCGCAGCCAGCCTGGTCTCACGCCCGATTCAGATTGTGGTGCTGGTTTTTGCCCCGATCGTCGAAGCGGTGCGCTGGTTTGTTCGCGGTATCTTGGGATTGTTCGGTGTGAAAACCGATCCTGACAGCCACATCCTTGCGGTGCGCGAAGAAATTGCCGGCGCTCTTCAGCTTGGCCATTCGGAAGGAGTGGTCGAAAAAGAAGACAGGGATCGAATCCTTGGCGCGCTTGATCTGGGAGAGCGTGCAGTAGAAGAGATAATGCTGCACCGCTCTGGAATAGAAATGATCGACGCAGACAACGACCCCGAATCGATCCTTTCTCAGTGTCTTGAAAGCAGCCACACCCGGCTTCCGGTCTATCGGGGAGATCCCGACAATATCATTGGTGTGGTTCATGCCAAAGATCTGCTGCGCGGCATGCACAAGCTGATGTTCGGCCCAGAGTCTTCGCCCGCAGGACTATCCGGCTTTCGGGTCGCCGACGTTGCGATGAAGCCTTATTTCGTTCCTGAAACCACAACGCTTGATGACCAAATGCGCCAATTCTTGCGCCGCCGCACCCATTTTGCGCTTGTGGTGGATGAGTATGGCACCTTGCAGGGGCTGATCACCCTAGAAGATATTCTCGAAGAAATCGTGGGTGAAATCACTGACGAATTCGATCTTGATGAAGAGCAAGAGGCACATCGCACGGAAGACGGGCAGCTGTTGGTTGACGGTGCGATGACGATCCGAGATCTGAACCGGGCGACTGATTGGAACCTACCTGACGAACATGCAAATACGGTCGCTGGCCTGGTGATGCACGAGGCCCAGATGATCCCAACTGTCGGGCAGGTTTTCTCGTTTCACGGTTACCGTTTCGAAGTAATCGCGCGAGTAGGAAATCGAATTCAGAGGCTGAAAATTCGACCCTTGTGAAGCGCTATCCCGACGCATTGGCGTCAGGATAGCAGGGGGCTACCGCTATTCCTGGCTTACCAGTTTGACCAAGGCGTGCCGCTTCTTGCCAGCAGAGAGCTTAACTGGTGAGCTAAGAGTGCTTGCGTCTAACATCATCCCGGCATCACTGAGCGGCGCATCATCAATCCGGGCGCCGTTTTCCGCAATCAACCGTTTGGCTTCTTTGCCCGTCTTGGCAAGCCCCGAACGCACAATCAATTGCACTACCGAGATACCGTCGCCGATCTCCTCCGCGCTCAGTTCGAGCGTGGGCAGGTCATCGCCGACGCCACCCTTTTCAAAGACTTCGCGAGCGGTGGCATGAGCCGCATCTGCTGCCTTACGGCCATGCAGAAGTGCGGTTACCTCATTGGCGAGAGTGATCTTGGCTTCATTGATTTCCGACCCACCCAGTGCGGCCAGTCGCGTGCATTCGTCCAACGGCAACTCGGTATAGAGTTTAAGGAACCGGCCGACATCGGCATCGGTCGTATTGCGCCAAAACTGCCAGAATTCATAGGAACTCAACATTTCGTCGTTAAGCCATATGGCACCGTCCTGGCTCTTGCCCATCTTCTTGCCGTCAGAGGTGGTTAGCAGCGGCGTGGTGAGGCCGAAAACCTGCCTGTCGAGTACCCGGCGGGTCAAGTCGATTCCGTTGACGATATTGCCCCATTGATCGCTGCCCCCCATCTGCAATAGACAGCCATAACGGCGGTGCAACTCCATGAAATCATAAGCTTGTAGAATCATGTAGTTGAATTCGAGGAAGGATAGCGATTGCTCGCGATCAATCCGCGATTTGACCGACTCAAACGCAAGCATGCGGTTGACGCTGAAGTGGCGTCCGATATCGCGTAGGAATTCGAGGTAATTAAGGTCGTCGAGCCATTCCGCATTGTTGAGCATCAAGGCCGCGTTTTTGGCACCGCTGTCATAGTCGATATAGGCCGAGAAAACCTTACGGATGCCTGCGATATTGGCGTCGATCTGTTCATTGGTCAGCAGCGGGCGTTCATCGGCGCGAAAGCTCGGATCACCCACCTTTGTGGTGCCACCGCCCATCAAGGTAATCGGCTTGTGGCCGGTCTTTTGCAACCACCTAAGCATCATGATCTGGATAAGCGATCCGACATGCAGCGATTTGGCGGTGGCGTCAAAACCGATATATCCGGGCACAACTCCCTTGCTCAGCGCCTCGTCGAGGCTCTGGTAATCGGTGCAATCGGCGAGAAAGCCGCGCTCCATCATGACGCGCATGAAATCCGATTTGGGGTGGTAGGTCATGTGACTTGTCCCGTATTGTTTGCGCGCCTGTATAGGGGGCGGAAGACGTAAGGAAAAGACCATGTTGAAGCAGGGCAGGGTCAAGGCGTTAGGCGCGATGAGCGGCACCTCGCTGGATGGGGTTGATGCTGCGGTGATTGAAACCGATGGCGTCGAGATATTTGACTTTGGTGACAGTCACTACCGACCTTACTCCGATGCGGAACGCGCCAGTTTGAGGGTCGCACTTGGCCAATGGCCGGGCGGCGAGGGCGTGGCCGAAGCAGCCAAGGTTGTTGTGCAGGCGCACATCGAAGCCTTGAAGGGGTTTACAGACATAGGAGTGATCGGTTTTCACGGTCAAACCCTTGCCCATGATCCGAAAGGGCGTGGAACGCATCAGATTGGAAGTGGTGCGGTTCTGGCGGGCGCGCTTGGGCTTCCGGTGGTTTCGGATTTCCGCTCGGCCGATGTACAATTTGGCGGCGAAGGGGCGCCGCTCGCCCCGTTTTTTCACTTTGCCTGCGCGCGCTGGATTGGAGC
This window of the Rhodobacteraceae bacterium LMO-JJ12 genome carries:
- a CDS encoding DUF2254 domain-containing protein translates to MFLQFFDPSTLVRRLREYSRKLWVRVVIMGLMSLVALAVAQVVEDFVPRELSRSLNGAAADRLLDIIANAMLAGTIFAITVMVSVYRSSSTQWTPRVHRLIIQDRTTQNTLAVFIGAYVYALVAITLRELGVFDDESAFVLFVMTVLVLGVIVLYLIRWVLHLQGFGSLIDTTRQIEKVTRYQFRDRLDNPCLGACALRGDPPETAETIRASESGYIQQIYPEALNNAAKSHGVALYLTRSIGSFVFLNEPLLKVVKTGTPEDGDHDRESLEKSVRANIRLGDVRTFEQDPRFGLMVMGEIGSRALSPGVNDPGTAIDVITRIGRILSDYSDETASERENPLDHLHVAPLDPTDLLQDGFGALSRDGASVVEVQQRLQQTLNALMHHPDQGLSDAARDMAERELRRALDAISFGPDRARLLDSCDAQARDAVTAKPDG
- a CDS encoding FAD-dependent oxidoreductase: MRSHAQAVVIGGGVIGCSILYHLAKLGWRDVVLLERDELTSGSTWHAAANIHGLHDNTNITRLQNYTMQLYNELEAETGQSCGVFQPGSLYLAQTEAREHQLRLQAAKARLYGLNFHEVNRDEAERLHPLVDFTGVRCIMFEPDGGNVDPSGVTNAYAVGARQNGAEIHRFTPVTATEPQPDGSWIIRTPKGDIITEWVINAAGLWGREVAAMAGLTLPLQPTEHQYFVTETVPEIAALSRRLPSVADRDGEYYLRQEGQGLLVGAYERDMRFWAEDGTPPDFGHELFADDLERIEPNMLRAIDRVPAVGRAGIKRVINGPMIWSPDANVLFGPVPELRGYFACNGIIPGFSQSGGMGKLAAEWIIEGEPSMDVFAWDMARFGAWADKDFTKARVQDQYAHRFAIHFPNEERSAGRPVRTRPVHAMQRDMGAVFGLNYGWEHPLWFADTPDTRDTNGFTRQNWWAPVGEECKMLRARAGIIDISNFAKYRVTGPGAENWLNALFANTMPRAVGRSCLAPLIGKRGGIAGDFTVTRLGEEEFWIIGSGMAERYHQRFFRMVPLPEDTRFESLTNAVCGFNVAGPDSREILSRLTNASLETVDFPFMASRRIELGGVDCVALRVSFTGDLGWELHCAQADQLRLYTALLEVGRGFGAGPVGSRALMSLRIEKGYGSWGREYSPEYWPQEVGLARLVKHDKDFLHRAAVELVMQNDARESLVLLALDEADVSASNADATGGEPIFKDGRGIGKVTSGAYGYSVGKSLALGFVSGAAPGDRVEVMVLGRAHPATILDAPPFDPKGTRLRA
- the aroB gene encoding 3-dehydroquinate synthase; its protein translation is MMEKVHVELGDRAYDIEIGPGLLGQAGKHIKPFLSQPSVAVITDETVADLHLDTLREGLEREGISMTSLSLPSGESTKSWPGFTRAVEWLLSQKVERNGMVIAFGGGVIGDLVGFAAAVLRRGVSFVQIPTTLLAQVDSSVGGKTGINTPQGKNLVGAFHQPSLVLADTDVLNTLTPRDFLAGYGEVAKYGLLGDYQFFQWLETNGPKLAAGDMAKRISAVKRSCEMKAQIVARDETEQGDRALLNLGHTFCHVLEAATGYSDRLLHGEGVAIGCALAFELSARMNLCSQEDPSRVRAHFNNMKMKTDLSDIKGQLPSAETLVKMMMQDKKMRDGQLHFILARGIGKAFVTADVDLDLVKTVLDDALKAKG
- a CDS encoding shikimate kinase — protein: MVWKVKKTIVLVGMMGAGKTAVGKALAARLGVPFFDSDAALQDAANRSIAEIFERDGEAFFRDKESKVLKRLLETEKKGILSTGGGAFLAENNRALITQKGVSVCLQADLPLLWNRVKHKNTRPLLRTPNPNETLATLYAARAPIYALADLSVEARAEYTIEDMAGKVIEALKTRPDVLEKKP
- a CDS encoding site-specific tyrosine recombinase XerD, yielding MGQGWISSFLEAQAAELGASENTLLAYGRDLKSFYEWLSDNHLDAQTARRADVEAYLIDCDTQGMALSTRARRLSAIKQLYRFAFEEGLRSDNPAIEIKGPGRSKRLPKTLSHDEVDRLLDAARSHGRKDDDKLRNSCLMQLLYATGMRVSELVSLPVMAARGDPRMLLVQGKGGKERMVPLSPPARDALAQWLAARDEADEIARKSGKPSSRFLFPSRGKTGHLSRHGFFLLIKQFAGKAGVSPSKVTPHTLRHAFATHLLAGGADLRSIQVMLGHADLATTEIYTHVLDERLKDLVLEHHPLATSKDRSSR
- a CDS encoding HlyC/CorC family transporter, coding for MEPSPALFDSAFWITSGAIFLLLILSGFFSGSETALTAASRGKLRSQADKGSRGAARALEITEDNERLIGSVLLGNNLVNILAASLATALFTRLFGESGVALATLAMTVLVLVFAEVLPKTYAITNSEAAASLVSRPIQIVVLVFAPIVEAVRWFVRGILGLFGVKTDPDSHILAVREEIAGALQLGHSEGVVEKEDRDRILGALDLGERAVEEIMLHRSGIEMIDADNDPESILSQCLESSHTRLPVYRGDPDNIIGVVHAKDLLRGMHKLMFGPESSPAGLSGFRVADVAMKPYFVPETTTLDDQMRQFLRRRTHFALVVDEYGTLQGLITLEDILEEIVGEITDEFDLDEEQEAHRTEDGQLLVDGAMTIRDLNRATDWNLPDEHANTVAGLVMHEAQMIPTVGQVFSFHGYRFEVIARVGNRIQRLKIRPL
- the tyrS gene encoding tyrosine--tRNA ligase — its product is MTYHPKSDFMRVMMERGFLADCTDYQSLDEALSKGVVPGYIGFDATAKSLHVGSLIQIMMLRWLQKTGHKPITLMGGGTTKVGDPSFRADERPLLTNEQIDANIAGIRKVFSAYIDYDSGAKNAALMLNNAEWLDDLNYLEFLRDIGRHFSVNRMLAFESVKSRIDREQSLSFLEFNYMILQAYDFMELHRRYGCLLQMGGSDQWGNIVNGIDLTRRVLDRQVFGLTTPLLTTSDGKKMGKSQDGAIWLNDEMLSSYEFWQFWRNTTDADVGRFLKLYTELPLDECTRLAALGGSEINEAKITLANEVTALLHGRKAADAAHATAREVFEKGGVGDDLPTLELSAEEIGDGISVVQLIVRSGLAKTGKEAKRLIAENGARIDDAPLSDAGMMLDASTLSSPVKLSAGKKRHALVKLVSQE